The following are encoded together in the Cyanobacterium aponinum PCC 10605 genome:
- the glgA gene encoding glycogen synthase GlgA, whose amino-acid sequence MYIVQIASECAPVIKAGGLGDVVYGLSRDIERRNHTLEVILPMYDCLKYDKIWNLHIAYEHLNVPWYGGTIHTSVYCGWVDGLQCFFIQPHSNDNFFNRGCYYGNNDDYMRFTFFSKAALEFLLATGKRPDIIHCHDWQTGLVPVMLFEQYSWLGMGDVRVCFTIHNFKHQGVAGKDILWATRLNNEPHFFSYDRLRDNFNPFGLNLMKGGIVYSNHVNTVSPHHAWEARYTDVSYGLGHTLDVHQSKFNGILNGIDYKTWNPEEDTHVPHHFSIDDLSGKLKNKKALRDRLLLRDEKKPIVAFIGRLDQQKGVELVHHSIYYCLRNNAQFVLLGSPTGREINEHFWREKHNLNDSPDCHLELGFDEDLAHLIYAGADMIVVPSSFEPCGLTQMIGLRYGTVPVVRGVGGLVDTVFDKDYDQFHEEEERNGYVFYQNDRPALESALERAIGLWHHYPLEFQKLQKQGMKYDYSWKRSGQEYIDLYDKIRHKEEVVEDEGK is encoded by the coding sequence ATGTATATTGTTCAAATTGCTTCAGAATGCGCACCTGTAATCAAAGCAGGAGGGCTTGGTGATGTCGTTTATGGCTTGAGTCGAGATATTGAAAGGCGTAATCATACATTAGAGGTTATATTACCTATGTATGACTGCTTGAAATATGATAAGATTTGGAATTTACACATTGCCTATGAACATTTGAATGTACCCTGGTATGGTGGTACAATACATACTTCTGTTTATTGTGGCTGGGTTGATGGGTTGCAGTGTTTCTTTATTCAACCTCACTCTAATGACAATTTTTTCAATCGAGGTTGTTATTATGGCAACAATGATGATTATATGCGCTTTACCTTCTTCTCAAAAGCGGCTTTAGAGTTTTTGTTAGCCACTGGTAAACGTCCAGACATCATTCACTGTCACGATTGGCAAACGGGTTTAGTGCCTGTAATGCTATTTGAACAATATAGCTGGTTGGGAATGGGCGATGTAAGGGTTTGCTTCACTATTCATAATTTCAAACATCAAGGGGTTGCTGGAAAAGATATTTTATGGGCAACTCGTCTTAATAATGAACCTCATTTCTTTAGTTACGATCGCCTCCGTGATAATTTTAATCCTTTTGGACTCAATTTGATGAAAGGGGGAATAGTTTATTCTAATCACGTCAATACGGTTTCTCCTCACCATGCTTGGGAAGCTAGATATACTGACGTAAGTTATGGTTTGGGTCATACATTAGATGTTCATCAGAGTAAATTTAATGGCATCCTAAACGGCATTGACTATAAAACATGGAATCCAGAAGAAGACACTCATGTTCCTCATCATTTTAGTATTGATGACCTCAGTGGCAAATTAAAAAATAAAAAGGCTCTGCGCGATCGCCTCTTACTCAGAGATGAGAAAAAGCCCATAGTTGCCTTTATCGGAAGATTAGACCAACAAAAAGGGGTAGAATTAGTACATCATTCCATTTACTACTGCCTGCGCAATAATGCTCAGTTTGTTCTCCTTGGTTCACCCACGGGGAGAGAAATCAACGAACATTTTTGGCGAGAAAAACATAATCTAAATGATAGCCCTGACTGTCACCTAGAGTTAGGTTTTGATGAAGATTTAGCCCACTTAATCTATGCTGGTGCTGATATGATTGTTGTCCCCAGTAGTTTTGAGCCTTGTGGCTTAACTCAAATGATTGGGCTAAGATATGGTACTGTGCCTGTGGTGCGTGGAGTGGGTGGTTTAGTCGATACCGTTTTTGATAAGGACTACGATCAATTTCATGAAGAAGAAGAAAGAAACGGTTATGTATTTTATCAAAATGACCGTCCGGCCTTAGAATCCGCCCTAGAAAGAGCGATCGGTTTGTGGCATCATTATCCCTTAGAGTTCCAAAAACTGCAAAAGCAAGGGATGAAATATGATTATTCTTGGAAACGCTCTGGACAAGAATATATTGACCTCTATGACAAAATTCGCCATAAAGAAGAAGTTGTGGAGGATGAGGGGAAATGA
- a CDS encoding type II toxin-antitoxin system VapB family antitoxin, with the protein MRTNIDLDDSLLEEAFRLTNVRTKKELVNMALKELIRSRKKLNLLDLSGKIEFREDYNYKELRNNKNVSN; encoded by the coding sequence ATGAGAACAAATATTGATCTTGATGATAGTTTACTAGAGGAAGCCTTCCGTTTAACTAATGTGAGAACAAAAAAAGAATTAGTAAATATGGCTTTAAAAGAGTTAATTCGTAGTCGAAAAAAACTGAATTTATTAGATTTAAGTGGAAAAATTGAATTTAGAGAAGACTATAATTATAAGGAGTTAAGAAATAACAAAAATGTATCTAATTGA
- the tatC gene encoding twin-arginine translocase subunit TatC — MTTQQLENSVQDKNSPEYWDEVPNPAEMSFFDHLEELRQRIFVSLIAVLLSAIACFAFVKTIVAWLEVPAQGVKFLQLAPGEFFFVSIQVAGYTGIILAAPVILYQIVQFVLPGLTRKERRFLAPVVFGSSILFFAGLAFAYYVLIPAALKFFIGYGGDVVEQLWSIDKYFKFILLLMFSTGLAFQIPVIQLLLGMLGIVSSQQMLSGWRIVILASLILGAVITPSTDPLTQSLLGGAVLMLYFGGIGMVKLIGK; from the coding sequence ATGACCACTCAGCAATTAGAAAATTCGGTTCAGGATAAAAATTCTCCTGAATATTGGGATGAAGTTCCTAATCCTGCGGAAATGTCTTTTTTTGATCATCTTGAAGAATTAAGACAAAGGATTTTTGTTAGTTTAATTGCTGTACTATTAAGTGCGATCGCCTGTTTTGCTTTTGTTAAAACTATCGTAGCTTGGTTAGAAGTTCCAGCCCAAGGAGTTAAATTTCTACAGTTAGCACCCGGAGAGTTTTTCTTTGTTTCTATTCAAGTAGCAGGTTATACAGGAATTATTCTCGCCGCCCCTGTGATTCTCTATCAAATAGTTCAATTTGTTTTACCCGGATTAACTAGAAAAGAAAGAAGATTTTTAGCTCCAGTGGTATTCGGTTCAAGTATTCTGTTTTTCGCTGGTTTAGCCTTTGCTTATTATGTTTTAATTCCCGCCGCTTTGAAATTTTTTATTGGTTACGGTGGTGATGTGGTGGAACAATTATGGTCAATTGATAAGTATTTTAAGTTTATTTTACTATTGATGTTTTCCACTGGTTTAGCTTTTCAAATACCAGTCATACAACTACTCTTGGGTATGCTAGGTATAGTATCCTCTCAACAAATGCTATCAGGTTGGAGAATTGTGATTTTGGCTTCGTTGATTTTAGGAGCAGTTATAACTCCTTCTACAGACCCTTTAACTCAATCTCTCCTTGGTGGTGCAGTTTTAATGTTATATTTTGGTGGTATTGGTATGGTTAAGTTGATTGGGAAATAA
- the frr gene encoding ribosome recycling factor, which yields MLKSVEKTQQDLNTIRTGRANASLLDKIMVDYYGAETPLKSLANISTPDATTLMIQPFDKGSISLLEKAISMSDIGLTPNNDGQIIRLNIPPLTAERRQEFVKIASKYAEEGKVAIRNIRRDAIDKVRKQEKASEISEDESRDLQDEIQKVTDKYTAKIDDILKVKEKELTNI from the coding sequence ATGCTCAAAAGTGTTGAAAAAACACAGCAAGACTTAAATACTATCCGTACTGGTCGTGCTAATGCCAGTTTGTTGGATAAAATTATGGTGGATTATTATGGGGCGGAAACTCCCTTAAAATCTCTGGCAAATATTAGTACCCCTGATGCTACCACTTTAATGATTCAACCTTTTGATAAGGGTAGTATTTCTCTGTTAGAAAAAGCTATTTCTATGTCTGATATTGGTTTAACTCCCAATAATGACGGGCAAATTATTCGCTTGAATATTCCCCCTTTAACCGCAGAGCGTCGTCAGGAGTTTGTTAAAATAGCTTCTAAGTACGCAGAAGAAGGTAAAGTAGCTATTCGTAATATTCGCCGAGATGCGATCGATAAAGTCAGAAAACAAGAAAAAGCTAGTGAAATTTCTGAGGATGAATCGAGAGATTTACAAGACGAAATTCAAAAAGTTACTGACAAATATACCGCAAAAATTGATGATATATTAAAAGTTAAAGAGAAAGAGCTAACTAATATTTAA
- the aroA gene encoding 3-phosphoshikimate 1-carboxyvinyltransferase — protein sequence MINLTHNQNSSQLVISHQAQSLQGNITIPGDKSISHRALMLGAIASGETIIKGLLLGEDPRSTAKCFQAMGAKISELNSEEVRVIGVGEKGLQEPFDVLDAGNSGTTMRLMLGLLAAQSGKFFSVTGDDSLKTRPMSRVIKPLQEMGAIIYGRNNHQNAPLAVVGQNLKPIHYHSPIASAQVKSCILLAGLMSEGKTTVTEPALSRDHSERMLHAFGGKLEIDQDTNSVTIEGGTPLQGQTVIVPGDISSAAFWLVAGAITPDSELTITNVGINPTRTGILEALEMMGADITIINERETAGEPVADLQVKTSQLKACTLSGAIIPRLIDEIPILAVAACFAEGTTIIKDAEELRVKESDRLAVMALELGKMGAKITELPDGLEITGGNPLRGAEVDSYTDHRIAMSLAIAALNAKGNTTINRAEAISISYPTFVDTLKEIFN from the coding sequence GTGATTAACCTTACTCATAACCAAAATTCAAGTCAGTTAGTAATTTCTCATCAAGCTCAATCTCTACAAGGTAATATTACTATCCCCGGAGATAAGTCTATTTCTCATCGGGCTTTAATGCTAGGTGCGATCGCATCTGGAGAAACCATAATTAAAGGATTGTTATTAGGAGAAGATCCCCGTAGTACAGCCAAATGTTTTCAAGCAATGGGGGCAAAAATATCAGAATTAAATAGCGAAGAAGTAAGAGTTATCGGAGTAGGAGAAAAAGGATTACAAGAGCCTTTCGATGTTTTAGACGCTGGAAACTCAGGCACTACCATGCGTTTAATGTTGGGATTATTAGCCGCCCAATCTGGAAAGTTTTTTAGTGTGACGGGGGATGATTCTCTCAAAACTCGCCCCATGTCAAGAGTAATCAAGCCTTTGCAAGAAATGGGAGCAATCATTTACGGTAGAAATAATCATCAAAACGCCCCTTTAGCAGTGGTTGGGCAAAATTTAAAACCCATTCACTACCATTCCCCTATTGCTTCGGCTCAAGTTAAATCCTGTATTCTGTTAGCAGGGTTGATGAGTGAAGGCAAAACCACCGTCACAGAACCTGCTTTATCAAGAGATCATAGTGAAAGAATGTTACACGCTTTTGGCGGTAAATTGGAGATTGATCAAGATACCAATAGCGTTACCATTGAGGGGGGTACACCCTTACAAGGACAAACAGTTATAGTACCGGGAGATATTAGTTCTGCCGCATTTTGGTTAGTAGCTGGGGCGATTACCCCTGATTCGGAATTAACCATTACTAATGTGGGCATTAATCCCACTCGTACGGGTATATTAGAAGCCTTGGAGATGATGGGGGCGGATATTACCATTATCAACGAAAGAGAGACCGCCGGTGAGCCGGTGGCTGATTTACAAGTAAAAACGAGCCAATTAAAAGCCTGTACCCTTTCAGGGGCGATTATTCCCCGCTTAATCGATGAAATTCCTATTCTTGCGGTAGCGGCTTGTTTTGCAGAAGGCACAACTATTATTAAAGATGCAGAAGAATTGAGGGTAAAAGAGAGCGATCGCCTTGCAGTAATGGCGTTAGAATTGGGTAAAATGGGGGCAAAAATCACCGAATTACCCGACGGTTTAGAAATTACGGGGGGAAATCCTTTACGAGGAGCGGAAGTTGACAGTTATACTGATCATCGTATTGCTATGAGTCTTGCGATCGCCGCTTTGAATGCAAAAGGAAATACAACTATTAATCGTGCTGAAGCAATCTCAATTTCTTATCCTACTTTTGTTGATACTTTGAAAGAAATATTTAATTAG
- the vapC gene encoding type II toxin-antitoxin system VapC family toxin, whose product MYLIDTSVLVNIFRDKTGIKRKNLENIIQDNPFFLSHFIQMELLQGAKDEKEWQLLEIYLDDQDYLTENSSILIKSARIFYDLRRKGLTVRSTIDCCIAQLAISYNLILIHNDKDFETIKKVRDLQTIIFS is encoded by the coding sequence ATGTATCTAATTGATACTTCTGTTTTGGTTAATATTTTTCGAGATAAAACGGGAATTAAAAGAAAAAATTTAGAAAATATTATTCAAGATAATCCTTTCTTTTTGAGTCATTTTATCCAAATGGAATTATTACAGGGTGCTAAAGATGAAAAAGAATGGCAACTATTGGAAATTTATTTGGATGATCAAGATTATCTGACAGAAAATAGTTCTATATTGATTAAATCTGCTCGTATTTTCTATGATTTAAGACGTAAGGGTTTAACAGTTAGAAGTACCATTGATTGTTGCATTGCTCAACTAGCTATCAGTTATAATTTAATTTTAATTCATAATGATAAAGACTTTGAAACTATTAAAAAAGTAAGGGATTTACAAACAATTATTTTTTCTTAA
- the dapB gene encoding 4-hydroxy-tetrahydrodipicolinate reductase, giving the protein MNQENLIPVVVNGAAGKMGKEVIKAVKNAPDMMLVGAIDRNQAVIGKDVGEVAGCGALEVPIVDDLESVLVLATQHKIQGVMVDFTHPDCIYDNIRSAIAYGIRPVVGTTGLSPEQIKDLAEFAEKASTGVLIIPNFSIGIVLMQQAAIQAAQYFDHVEIIELHHNQKADAPSGTAIKTAEMLSDLGKTYNPQLVEETENLKGARGSICGDNIRIHSVRLPGLIAHQEIIFGAQGQIYTLRHDTSDRSCYMPGVLLSIRKIVELKTLVYGLEKIL; this is encoded by the coding sequence ATGAATCAAGAAAATTTAATTCCTGTAGTAGTAAATGGTGCAGCAGGAAAAATGGGAAAAGAAGTTATCAAAGCCGTGAAGAATGCTCCTGATATGATGTTAGTAGGTGCAATTGATCGCAATCAAGCTGTTATTGGTAAAGATGTGGGAGAAGTAGCTGGTTGTGGTGCTTTAGAAGTTCCTATCGTTGATGACTTGGAAAGTGTCTTAGTTTTAGCTACTCAGCACAAAATTCAAGGGGTAATGGTGGATTTTACTCACCCCGATTGTATTTATGACAACATTAGAAGTGCGATCGCATATGGCATACGTCCTGTAGTGGGTACTACGGGTTTATCCCCTGAGCAAATTAAAGACTTAGCAGAATTTGCCGAAAAAGCATCCACAGGAGTTTTAATCATTCCCAATTTTTCCATTGGTATCGTGTTGATGCAACAAGCCGCCATCCAAGCCGCCCAATATTTTGACCATGTAGAAATCATTGAACTGCATCACAACCAAAAAGCAGATGCTCCCAGTGGCACAGCCATAAAAACCGCAGAAATGTTATCTGATTTAGGTAAAACCTATAATCCTCAGTTAGTGGAAGAAACAGAAAACCTAAAAGGGGCTAGAGGTAGTATTTGCGGTGATAATATTCGTATCCATAGTGTGCGCCTACCCGGTTTAATTGCCCATCAGGAAATTATCTTTGGTGCTCAAGGACAAATTTATACCTTACGTCATGATACAAGCGATCGCTCCTGTTATATGCCGGGGGTTTTACTATCTATTCGCAAAATCGTTGAGTTAAAAACCCTTGTTTATGGTTTAGAGAAAATTCTGTAG
- a CDS encoding late competence development ComFB family protein gives MVSEPQTYKNVMEAFVQEEIEFQLQNNKALSRSADYINLLEVATFALNRLPCYYASSIEGIERQRRRIKEKRELKQKISFVVSQAFAAVERDPLRRSTPIIEEDKKDIFDEARSAVYQAKDTLPETELSWIISFMEAFLTNITYNSVSAEEVVKLYYLLYYYWQENQ, from the coding sequence ATGGTATCTGAACCGCAAACTTATAAAAATGTGATGGAAGCCTTTGTGCAAGAAGAGATTGAATTTCAACTGCAAAATAATAAGGCTTTGAGTAGAAGTGCAGACTATATCAATTTATTGGAGGTTGCCACTTTTGCCCTTAATCGACTCCCTTGCTATTATGCTTCATCCATAGAGGGGATAGAGAGACAAAGAAGAAGAATAAAAGAAAAAAGAGAGTTAAAACAGAAAATATCTTTTGTCGTATCCCAAGCCTTTGCCGCCGTAGAAAGAGACCCTCTCAGACGTTCAACTCCTATTATCGAAGAAGATAAGAAGGATATTTTTGATGAAGCTAGGAGTGCCGTTTATCAAGCCAAAGATACTCTGCCTGAAACCGAATTATCTTGGATTATTTCTTTTATGGAGGCTTTTCTTACCAACATCACTTATAACAGTGTATCAGCCGAAGAGGTCGTAAAACTTTATTATTTACTGTACTATTACTGGCAGGAAAATCAATAA
- the pyrH gene encoding UMP kinase — protein MTYQRILLKLSGEALMGNLGYGIDPKVVAEIAEDIAQVVAQNVQVAIVVGGGNIFRGVQASAKGMDRATADYVGMIATVMNAMTLQDALERMNVPTRVQTAIAMQEVAEPYIRRRAIRHLELGRVVIFGAGSGNPFFTTDTTAALRAAEIDAQVIFKATKVDGVYDSDPVTNPNARRYESLNYNHVLTNDLRVMDGTAIALCKENNIPIVVFNLFERGNIIRAVKGEKVGTIVGGFCDVN, from the coding sequence ATGACTTACCAACGGATTTTATTAAAATTAAGCGGTGAAGCCTTAATGGGAAATTTAGGCTACGGCATCGATCCCAAAGTTGTTGCCGAAATCGCTGAGGATATTGCTCAAGTTGTGGCTCAAAATGTCCAAGTGGCGATCGTAGTTGGGGGTGGTAATATTTTTAGGGGAGTTCAGGCTTCTGCTAAGGGTATGGATCGTGCCACAGCCGATTATGTAGGTATGATTGCCACCGTAATGAATGCGATGACTTTGCAGGATGCTTTAGAAAGAATGAATGTTCCTACTAGGGTACAAACTGCGATCGCCATGCAGGAGGTTGCTGAACCTTATATTAGGAGAAGAGCCATTCGTCATTTAGAATTAGGTAGGGTGGTTATTTTCGGTGCAGGTTCGGGTAATCCTTTTTTTACCACTGACACCACTGCGGCACTTCGGGCGGCGGAAATTGATGCTCAAGTCATTTTCAAAGCCACTAAAGTTGATGGAGTTTATGACAGTGATCCTGTAACTAATCCTAATGCTCGTCGTTATGAAAGTTTAAACTATAATCATGTTTTAACCAACGATTTACGAGTTATGGATGGAACTGCGATCGCACTTTGTAAAGAAAATAATATTCCCATTGTTGTTTTTAATCTTTTCGAGCGTGGTAATATAATCCGTGCAGTAAAAGGAGAAAAAGTAGGAACTATTGTAGGAGGTTTCTGTGACGTTAATTGA
- the proS gene encoding proline--tRNA ligase has protein sequence MRLSSMLFATLREDPAEAEIKSHKLLLRAGYIRRIGSGVYSYLPLMWRVLQKVSQIVREEMNATGAQECLLPQMQPADLWQESGRWDTYTKAEGIMFSLTDRQNRQLALGPTHEEVITAIARDMIKSYRQLPVHLYQIQTKFRDEIRPRFGLMRGREFIMKDGYSFHTSPECLKNTYNDMDQAYKNIFTRCGLSFRPVEADSGAIGGSGSQEFMVLAEAGEDEILYTEDGLYSANVEKAVSLPADKVASPFTSYEKKATPNTETIEKVCQFLGCSATNIVKNVLYQAVYDSGKIVLVLIHIRGDQDVNEVKLTNELVKLASNYNANTVLSLTVPDENAQQKWAEKPLPLGYIAPDLSDDYIAQNKEVAGEFLRLADETVVNLENFVTGSNETGYHVVGANWGQQFTLPKLTVDVRKAKVGDRALHNQEQTLQTARGIEVGHIFQLGTKYSQAMGATYTAEDGTEKPFVMGCYGIGVSRLAQSAVEQSHDKDGIIWPVAIAPYHAIVVIPNITDEQQVKVAEEIYHNLNQAGVETLLDDRDERAGVKFKDADLIGIPYRIVTGRSLKDGKVELVERSTKNSQDIPVEEIVKIVSEMINNNS, from the coding sequence ATGCGTTTATCTTCTATGTTATTTGCCACTCTGCGCGAAGATCCTGCGGAGGCAGAAATTAAAAGTCATAAGTTATTATTGAGGGCGGGTTATATTCGTCGTATTGGTAGCGGTGTTTATAGTTATTTACCTTTGATGTGGCGAGTTTTGCAAAAGGTGAGTCAGATTGTGCGCGAGGAAATGAACGCTACAGGGGCGCAAGAATGTTTATTACCCCAAATGCAACCTGCGGATTTATGGCAAGAGTCAGGGCGTTGGGATACTTATACAAAAGCGGAAGGTATTATGTTTTCCCTAACAGATAGACAAAATCGTCAATTAGCTTTGGGGCCTACCCATGAGGAAGTTATAACTGCGATCGCACGTGATATGATCAAATCTTATCGCCAATTACCTGTCCATTTGTATCAAATTCAGACGAAATTTAGAGATGAAATTCGCCCCCGTTTCGGGTTGATGCGTGGTAGAGAATTTATCATGAAAGATGGTTATTCTTTCCATACTTCTCCAGAATGCCTGAAAAATACCTATAATGATATGGATCAAGCCTATAAAAATATTTTTACTCGTTGTGGCTTGAGTTTTCGCCCCGTAGAAGCTGATTCAGGTGCGATCGGCGGTTCTGGTTCTCAGGAGTTTATGGTATTAGCAGAAGCGGGAGAAGATGAAATTCTCTATACCGAAGATGGTTTATACTCTGCAAATGTGGAAAAAGCCGTTTCTTTACCTGCGGATAAAGTTGCATCTCCTTTTACTAGCTACGAGAAAAAAGCCACTCCTAACACGGAAACCATCGAAAAAGTTTGTCAATTTTTGGGATGTTCTGCGACAAATATTGTTAAAAATGTTCTTTATCAAGCTGTTTACGATTCAGGAAAAATAGTCTTAGTTTTAATACATATTAGAGGAGATCAAGATGTCAATGAAGTTAAATTAACTAATGAATTAGTAAAATTAGCTTCTAATTATAATGCTAATACCGTGCTTAGTTTAACAGTTCCCGATGAGAATGCTCAACAAAAATGGGCAGAAAAACCCTTACCTTTAGGCTATATTGCTCCTGATTTAAGTGACGATTATATTGCTCAAAATAAAGAGGTTGCAGGGGAATTTTTACGATTAGCAGATGAAACGGTAGTGAATTTAGAAAACTTTGTCACTGGTAGTAATGAAACAGGGTATCACGTTGTGGGGGCTAATTGGGGACAACAATTTACCTTACCTAAGTTAACCGTTGATGTTCGTAAAGCCAAAGTAGGCGATCGCGCTTTACATAATCAGGAACAAACTTTACAAACCGCTAGAGGTATCGAAGTAGGGCATATTTTCCAACTCGGCACAAAATATTCTCAGGCAATGGGTGCAACCTACACCGCCGAAGATGGCACAGAAAAGCCTTTTGTCATGGGTTGCTATGGTATTGGGGTATCTCGTTTGGCACAGTCTGCCGTTGAACAGTCCCACGATAAAGACGGTATAATCTGGCCAGTTGCGATCGCCCCTTATCATGCTATAGTTGTTATTCCTAATATTACTGATGAACAACAGGTAAAAGTTGCCGAGGAAATCTATCACAACCTCAATCAAGCAGGGGTAGAAACTCTCTTAGATGACAGAGACGAACGGGCAGGGGTAAAATTCAAAGACGCAGATTTAATTGGTATTCCCTATCGTATCGTAACAGGAAGATCTCTCAAAGATGGAAAAGTCGAGTTAGTGGAAAGAAGCACGAAAAACTCTCAAGATATTCCCGTGGAAGAAATCGTCAAAATAGTATCAGAAATGATCAACAATAACTCATAA
- a CDS encoding DUF4335 domain-containing protein: protein MSSSIERQYMSPNCVLSLQGFSEESDNQEAISVMSVLTLAKCQIIGNSTTLQGGLTFLEHLLHAVSSYTHDLLSGLNHPVESKDKNDYIYLTNLEDKKRHLLIWQKEKGQTDDQLELELTTVQLFDLLDALDQLYQDPLTLPQLKDEIKPLSRRHRQAEVSFVEQSTPATLGFVGFTLAAIALFFIPNPNNIKDPNQEPQPARETNQQVIPVETPSKPNENE, encoded by the coding sequence ATGAGTAGTTCGATCGAGCGTCAGTATATGTCTCCTAATTGTGTTTTATCTTTACAAGGTTTCAGTGAGGAGAGTGATAATCAAGAAGCAATATCAGTAATGTCGGTGCTAACTCTGGCGAAATGTCAAATTATAGGTAATTCAACGACTTTACAAGGAGGATTAACTTTTTTAGAACATTTGCTTCACGCAGTTAGTAGTTATACTCATGATTTATTAAGTGGTTTAAATCATCCTGTTGAGTCTAAAGATAAAAATGATTATATCTATTTAACCAACCTTGAGGACAAAAAGCGCCATTTATTGATATGGCAGAAAGAAAAAGGTCAGACAGATGATCAACTAGAATTAGAATTAACAACTGTACAACTTTTTGATTTGTTAGATGCTTTGGATCAACTCTATCAAGACCCTTTAACTTTACCCCAGTTAAAAGATGAAATAAAACCCTTATCTCGTCGTCACCGTCAAGCAGAGGTTTCTTTTGTGGAACAATCTACCCCCGCAACCCTTGGCTTTGTTGGTTTTACCTTAGCTGCGATCGCACTTTTCTTCATTCCTAATCCCAATAATATAAAAGACCCTAATCAAGAACCTCAACCTGCAAGAGAAACAAATCAACAAGTAATTCCCGTGGAAACCCCCTCTAAACCGAATGAAAATGAGTAA
- a CDS encoding cysteine desulfurase family protein, with product MSNPIYLDYHSTTPVDRRVAQKVYDYMVHNFGNSSSIDHIFGDRTQEAIKKAKRQIADLINSSPQEIIFTSGTTESINLVIQGLQPSRIIISPVEHKAVIDTCQAMAKKGLAEIIWLKVDKKARIDFNHLEKVCSQGADLLCIMGANNEVGNIYPIEEIGKIAQKYHIPFLCDGSQAVGKIPVNFEDWGITFLTISGHKLYAPKGIGALVIRKGYRLQPLIYGGGHQNGIRSGTLNVSGIVGLGEACYLRQLEMQEDESAIALKRNHLQSLLQSKIPQLVVNGDTENRLAGNLHISIPNVPNSAIIARIRHQLAISTGSACSSATVSPSHVLRAMNLSDDLIEGALRIGVGKFTRDIEIEKSADIITNAVEKIFQLTSIYDADKFTRI from the coding sequence ATGTCTAATCCCATCTACCTAGATTATCACTCCACAACCCCCGTCGATCGCCGTGTTGCCCAAAAAGTGTATGATTATATGGTGCATAATTTTGGCAATAGTAGCAGTATAGATCATATTTTTGGCGATCGCACCCAAGAAGCCATCAAAAAAGCAAAACGACAGATAGCTGATTTAATTAATTCATCTCCCCAAGAAATTATTTTCACATCAGGCACAACAGAAAGCATTAACCTAGTGATTCAAGGTTTACAACCATCTCGCATTATCATTTCACCAGTAGAGCATAAAGCGGTTATTGATACCTGTCAAGCAATGGCAAAGAAGGGATTAGCCGAAATTATCTGGTTAAAGGTGGATAAAAAAGCTCGAATTGACTTCAATCATCTGGAAAAAGTATGTAGTCAGGGGGCGGATTTACTGTGTATCATGGGTGCGAATAATGAGGTTGGGAATATCTATCCCATTGAAGAAATCGGTAAAATCGCTCAAAAATATCATATACCCTTTCTTTGCGATGGTTCTCAGGCGGTGGGCAAAATTCCCGTTAATTTTGAAGATTGGGGTATCACTTTTTTAACTATCTCTGGTCATAAATTATACGCCCCAAAGGGTATCGGTGCATTAGTTATCAGAAAAGGTTATCGTTTACAACCCCTCATTTATGGCGGTGGACATCAAAACGGCATTAGATCAGGTACATTAAATGTATCAGGGATAGTGGGATTGGGAGAGGCTTGTTATTTACGACAGTTAGAAATGCAAGAAGATGAAAGCGCGATCGCTCTTAAACGAAATCATCTACAATCATTATTACAAAGTAAAATCCCTCAATTAGTCGTCAACGGAGACACAGAAAATCGACTAGCGGGGAATCTACATATATCTATTCCTAATGTGCCAAATAGTGCCATTATTGCTCGAATCAGGCATCAATTAGCCATTTCTACTGGCTCGGCTTGTAGTAGTGCCACCGTTTCCCCTTCTCACGTTTTAAGAGCGATGAATTTATCTGATGATTTAATCGAAGGTGCGTTGAGAATCGGAGTAGGAAAATTCACTAGGGATATAGAAATAGAAAAAAGCGCAGACATTATAACCAATGCCGTCGAAAAAATTTTCCAGTTAACAAGCATCTATGATGCGGATAAATTTACTCGCATTTAA